In Solobacterium moorei, a single genomic region encodes these proteins:
- a CDS encoding DUF3862 domain-containing protein, with protein sequence MKMKKIIKFFLVVIVLFGITKVFGKPGNQKQSEETTTVTTTAETTSTTTPKPEQETKEETPKNDSKEEMVSEARTKYQQIVLGDPMYDGEGGTSFEDVKAILGEPDSVSQNSYGDTQSIFATWHDSSLKGMASFTVSFMNNLATGKGYSGFSFVNHNEKVTLDEFNAIVTDGSFSYDQAIAQFGQPDSESESLFYGSYSNIVTWYNANGSFGANFDITFKDGYATGKGQYGMK encoded by the coding sequence ATGAAGATGAAGAAAATCATAAAATTCTTTTTAGTAGTAATCGTATTATTTGGTATCACAAAAGTTTTTGGTAAGCCTGGTAATCAAAAGCAAAGCGAAGAGACAACAACCGTTACAACTACAGCAGAAACAACATCTACAACAACTCCAAAACCAGAACAAGAAACAAAAGAAGAAACACCAAAAAATGATTCAAAAGAAGAAATGGTATCTGAAGCACGCACAAAGTATCAACAGATTGTATTAGGAGATCCAATGTATGATGGTGAGGGTGGAACATCTTTTGAAGATGTTAAGGCAATCTTAGGAGAACCGGATTCCGTGAGCCAGAATAGTTATGGTGATACACAATCAATATTTGCTACATGGCATGATTCATCCCTAAAGGGAATGGCTAGTTTTACAGTTTCCTTTATGAACAATCTAGCAACAGGAAAAGGCTATTCAGGTTTTAGCTTTGTGAATCACAACGAGAAGGTTACATTGGATGAATTTAACGCAATCGTTACAGATGGTTCATTCTCCTACGATCAAGCTATTGCACAGTTTGGTCAACCGGATAGTGAATCGGAATCACTATTCTACGGTTCGTATTCAAATATCGTAACTTGGTATAATGCGAACGGAAGCTTTGGAGCTAACTTTGACATTACCTTTAAAGATGGTTACGCAACTGGTAAGGGACAATACGGAATGAAATAG
- a CDS encoding HIRAN domain-containing protein: MKENDFITITNIKEYIEIGMIKIGEVLHLKKEPDNAYDMEAIMVEDKNEIPIGHVANSVNSVAKGTHSAGYIYQSFKDSILCTVKFIYHDMIIAQLQSSYEEGKDMQN, encoded by the coding sequence ATGAAAGAAAATGATTTTATAACAATTACAAATATTAAAGAATATATTGAGATAGGAATGATAAAAATAGGTGAAGTACTACATTTAAAGAAAGAACCGGATAATGCGTATGATATGGAAGCTATCATGGTGGAAGATAAGAATGAAATTCCGATTGGTCATGTTGCAAACTCTGTTAATAGTGTTGCGAAAGGAACACACTCTGCTGGGTATATCTATCAGAGTTTTAAAGATTCAATTCTATGTACAGTGAAATTTATCTATCATGATATGATCATCGCACAATTACAATCATCATATGAAGAAGGGAAAGACATGCAGAATTAA
- a CDS encoding IS30 family transposase: MTSTYKQLSFDERLIIQNLLSDPNITLKMIALTLNRSPKAIRYEITHHLRIVVRANTHNKCGRQNQCNRTRLCTHCLQGRCKFCKHDNCNDLCSDFISSPICKHTSRFPYVCNNCPDAKTCKLPKVFYMADVAQKQRDDNVSSWKEGPKKSEAQMKMIVDAFEKGVKQNLSPDIIIHNNQLDISVSTAYRYIHFRHMGAIINVDLKRQVKYKTRSSSKHVVIPINYDWLEGRRYEDYLERIENEDVSINIWQMDTILGKQGDEEKCVLSLLHTRSNLQLYFLLKEKSMLAVQRAFEIIKDVLGPELFSMTFPIILTDNGSEFHDPLSLETDAYTGEKLISIYYCKAGRSDQKGKCEKNHEHFRECVPKGKSMNALTQKDINYVSDMVNNYPRRSLNYNSPIDIAALSLNKKVLSLNKLTHLNIKQVKLTPIIH, encoded by the coding sequence ATGACTAGCACATACAAACAGCTTTCTTTTGACGAACGACTCATTATTCAAAATCTGTTGTCTGATCCTAACATCACGCTCAAGATGATTGCCCTTACTCTTAACAGGAGTCCCAAGGCCATTCGCTATGAGATAACACACCATCTTAGAATTGTCGTCCGTGCCAATACTCATAATAAGTGTGGTAGACAAAATCAATGTAATCGCACAAGGTTATGTACTCACTGTCTACAAGGTCGTTGTAAGTTCTGTAAACATGATAACTGCAATGATCTATGTTCCGATTTCATCTCTTCACCAATATGCAAACATACATCTCGTTTCCCCTATGTCTGCAACAATTGCCCAGATGCCAAAACCTGCAAGTTGCCAAAGGTATTCTATATGGCCGATGTTGCCCAAAAACAGAGGGATGACAATGTCAGTAGTTGGAAGGAAGGACCAAAGAAATCAGAAGCACAAATGAAGATGATTGTCGATGCCTTTGAGAAAGGCGTCAAACAGAACCTTTCACCAGACATCATCATACACAACAATCAGTTGGACATATCAGTATCTACCGCATATCGTTATATTCATTTTCGTCATATGGGCGCCATCATCAATGTAGACCTCAAGCGTCAGGTCAAATATAAAACACGCTCTTCCAGCAAACATGTCGTGATACCAATCAACTATGATTGGCTTGAAGGCAGAAGATATGAAGACTATCTCGAACGTATCGAGAATGAAGATGTTTCCATCAATATATGGCAAATGGATACAATACTCGGCAAGCAAGGCGATGAAGAGAAATGTGTCCTTTCACTCCTGCATACAAGATCGAATCTACAGTTATATTTTCTGTTAAAGGAAAAAAGCATGTTGGCTGTCCAGCGTGCATTCGAAATCATCAAGGATGTACTGGGACCTGAACTATTTTCTATGACCTTTCCAATCATTCTTACTGACAATGGCTCTGAGTTCCACGATCCTCTAAGTCTAGAGACCGATGCATATACAGGAGAAAAACTAATATCCATCTACTACTGCAAGGCCGGAAGAAGTGATCAGAAAGGTAAATGTGAGAAGAACCATGAACACTTTAGAGAATGTGTTCCAAAGGGAAAGAGTATGAATGCATTGACCCAGAAGGACATCAACTATGTGTCTGACATGGTAAACAATTATCCTCGTAGATCCTTAAACTACAATTCACCTATCGATATCGCCGCTCTATCACTAAACAAAAAGGTGTTAAGTCTTAACAAGTTGACTCACCTCAACATCAAACAAGTTAAGCTTACACCTATCATCCACTAG
- a CDS encoding FAD-binding protein, which produces MNHRILNVVAASAVLLSGCAAYLKPVIKPGIKTAKVADGTYEGKAEGYAVDGEMNLSVTFQDNKIVSIQTINSGSTPSIYRGIEERLFPRIISSQSIHVDDITGATISSIAAKYIIQNIINENGGNADEWKMEIPKSTDVVKKYGYDVIVVGLGASGISSYLSAASNGATVFGMDSAAKIGGNGAMSAGAMAVNPRTQVALNDGNPFVNEEDIIEDWLSYTDGDAKEEIIRKIVQESGKTLDWLETNYDFHFGEKMFAFYHPKLWPLWTTYTDKSGTDKDTAFINSMNQAAALNGKNEYMIELTAKEFLKDTDGKVVGVKAVSYDGTTYEIYGKSVILATGGFLGNEEMCQKYTGSVWHTYGMTQCNGAGIQMVQAFGGSLMNPDAGVETHIAQIANIIRSDDVSADDKAILTSLLLDTSAVMVDSLGNPFNEKAGTNLAFNAWLAGKEFYTIYSAEEIIKMKTSGMASFHKPTFLSQGGNYEPNTPIPNIENILAIGEKYDDVITAESISELGDKLGFKLSITDVHGKTTGKFYAIKGAAYIYSTTGGLNVDENFNVLTAEHEPISNVYAVGNDSMGVLFASKKAYITYGGVAQGYALTSGRLAGYYASENAN; this is translated from the coding sequence ATGAATCATAGAATATTGAATGTGGTGGCTGCCTCGGCTGTGCTTTTGAGTGGTTGTGCTGCTTATTTAAAACCCGTAATAAAACCAGGGATAAAGACTGCAAAGGTAGCTGATGGTACATATGAGGGTAAAGCGGAAGGCTATGCAGTGGATGGTGAGATGAATCTCAGTGTTACGTTTCAAGATAATAAAATTGTATCCATTCAGACAATCAATTCCGGTAGTACTCCTAGTATTTATCGAGGAATTGAGGAAAGACTATTTCCACGTATCATCAGTAGTCAATCTATTCATGTTGATGATATAACTGGTGCGACGATTTCTAGTATTGCCGCAAAATACATCATTCAAAATATCATCAATGAAAATGGTGGTAATGCGGATGAATGGAAAATGGAGATTCCTAAGTCGACAGATGTTGTTAAAAAGTATGGCTATGATGTAATTGTGGTTGGCCTAGGTGCTTCTGGTATTTCGTCATATTTAAGTGCTGCTAGTAATGGGGCAACTGTATTTGGTATGGATTCAGCTGCTAAGATTGGTGGTAATGGTGCGATGTCAGCTGGCGCTATGGCTGTCAATCCACGAACACAAGTTGCACTGAATGACGGTAATCCTTTTGTAAACGAAGAAGATATAATTGAAGATTGGCTTTCCTATACGGATGGTGATGCCAAAGAAGAAATCATTCGCAAAATTGTTCAAGAATCAGGTAAGACTTTAGATTGGCTAGAGACGAATTATGATTTCCATTTTGGTGAAAAGATGTTTGCCTTCTACCATCCCAAATTATGGCCATTATGGACGACGTATACGGATAAATCAGGAACTGATAAAGATACGGCGTTTATTAACTCTATGAATCAGGCAGCTGCACTAAATGGTAAAAATGAATATATGATAGAGCTGACCGCAAAAGAATTTCTAAAAGATACCGATGGAAAAGTGGTTGGTGTAAAAGCAGTTTCCTATGATGGTACAACCTATGAAATCTATGGAAAGTCAGTGATATTAGCGACTGGTGGTTTTCTTGGAAATGAAGAAATGTGTCAGAAATACACGGGAAGTGTATGGCACACCTATGGTATGACACAGTGTAATGGTGCAGGGATTCAAATGGTGCAAGCATTTGGTGGCTCACTTATGAATCCTGATGCAGGGGTTGAAACACATATTGCCCAGATTGCCAATATTATCCGCTCTGATGATGTTAGTGCAGATGATAAAGCAATTCTTACTTCATTACTTTTAGATACTAGTGCAGTGATGGTAGATTCTTTAGGTAATCCATTTAATGAAAAAGCTGGAACGAACTTAGCGTTTAATGCATGGTTAGCCGGAAAAGAATTTTATACCATTTATAGTGCTGAAGAAATTATAAAAATGAAGACAAGTGGTATGGCATCTTTTCATAAGCCAACGTTTTTATCACAAGGTGGTAATTATGAACCTAATACACCAATTCCAAATATTGAAAATATTCTAGCGATTGGTGAAAAGTATGATGATGTAATTACTGCTGAATCAATCTCTGAGTTAGGTGATAAGCTGGGGTTTAAATTATCGATCACTGATGTACATGGTAAAACAACAGGAAAGTTCTATGCTATCAAAGGTGCAGCGTATATCTACTCTACAACTGGTGGATTAAATGTTGATGAGAACTTCAATGTATTAACTGCAGAACATGAGCCTATTTCAAATGTCTATGCGGTTGGAAATGACTCCATGGGTGTATTATTTGCGTCTAAAAAAGCATATATAACATATGGTGGTGTTGCCCAAGGATATGCATTAACTTCTGGACGATTAGCAGGGTATTATGCATCAGAGAATGCCAACTAA
- a CDS encoding Cof-type HAD-IIB family hydrolase, producing the protein MTHADIKAIFFDVDGTLISHRKHAVPVSTIDAIARLRKQGILTFVATGRHPIELKKLLPDYLEFDAYLCLNGMYCFNRQEVISTKPIPKEDIKGLLKTLNLKSFPCTFITQDEMYMNYANDLVAEVQRDISSDVSNTKDISHVLQEDILQVIPYGLDDVEISTVLEYMPHCKATSWHKRARDIIIKQGGKDIGIQEILQYYNLDVSQIMAFGDGDNDVKMLEIAGIAVAMGNGNENVKAVADYVTDDIDQDGIANALYHYGIFHETLIK; encoded by the coding sequence ATGACGCATGCGGATATTAAAGCTATTTTTTTCGATGTGGATGGTACACTGATTTCACATCGTAAACATGCAGTACCTGTTTCTACAATTGACGCAATTGCACGTTTACGCAAGCAGGGGATATTGACTTTTGTGGCTACTGGTAGACATCCGATTGAACTAAAGAAGTTATTACCAGATTACTTAGAATTTGATGCATATCTCTGTTTGAATGGGATGTACTGCTTCAATCGGCAAGAAGTCATTAGCACCAAACCAATTCCGAAAGAGGATATAAAAGGTCTATTAAAAACATTAAACTTAAAATCATTTCCATGTACATTTATTACACAGGATGAAATGTATATGAACTACGCAAATGATTTAGTTGCGGAAGTACAGCGTGATATTAGTTCTGATGTATCAAACACCAAAGATATATCACATGTACTACAAGAAGATATTCTACAAGTAATTCCATATGGTTTGGATGATGTAGAAATTAGCACAGTATTAGAATATATGCCACATTGTAAGGCAACCTCTTGGCATAAGCGTGCTAGGGATATTATCATCAAACAAGGTGGTAAGGATATTGGTATTCAAGAAATCCTACAGTACTACAATTTAGACGTGTCTCAAATCATGGCCTTTGGCGATGGAGATAATGATGTAAAGATGTTAGAGATTGCGGGTATAGCTGTTGCGATGGGAAATGGAAATGAGAATGTTAAAGCTGTGGCTGATTATGTAACGGATGATATTGATCAGGATGGTATTGCAAATGCACTGTATCATTATGGCATCTTTCATGAAACACTCATAAAATAA
- a CDS encoding flavin reductase family protein, with translation MKEINYADLVFHPTNMLANERMIVCAGNQDIGYNGMTVSWGHFGSIWGYDGKHNLPTILVYIRPSRYTLGFMEKEEYFTVNLLPQPLKRALAIFGSKSGRDCDKFKEANVTPGFTDHTTYIKESKYVFVCKKLYTGDLNEEGFNVPAIVEDCYPNKDFHCFFVGEIAKVLQAEDGE, from the coding sequence ATGAAGGAAATAAATTATGCAGACCTAGTATTTCATCCTACGAATATGCTCGCAAATGAACGGATGATTGTATGTGCTGGTAATCAGGATATTGGTTACAATGGTATGACTGTTTCTTGGGGACATTTTGGCTCAATATGGGGATATGATGGAAAACATAATCTTCCTACGATACTTGTTTATATTCGTCCTTCTCGCTATACACTTGGATTTATGGAGAAGGAAGAATACTTTACAGTAAACCTTTTACCACAACCACTAAAAAGGGCTTTAGCGATATTCGGCTCAAAATCAGGTCGTGATTGCGATAAATTTAAAGAGGCAAATGTAACACCAGGATTTACTGATCATACTACTTATATCAAAGAGTCTAAGTATGTCTTTGTGTGTAAGAAGTTATATACAGGTGATTTGAACGAAGAAGGATTCAACGTTCCTGCAATTGTAGAGGACTGTTATCCGAATAAAGATTTCCATTGTTTCTTCGTTGGAGAAATTGCAAAGGTCTTACAGGCAGAAGATGGTGAGTAA
- a CDS encoding tRNA-binding protein yields MAAEVKKEVSFDVFGQLDFRAGTILKVEDVEKSTKLTKLTVDLGEEEPRTIVCSLREVREDYQSVAGKQALFLVNLAPRKIMGIESHGMLVTLGYDDGIADTLLFPEHPLPNGTRAS; encoded by the coding sequence ATGGCAGCAGAAGTAAAAAAGGAAGTTTCATTTGATGTATTTGGACAATTAGATTTTCGTGCAGGTACAATCTTAAAAGTAGAAGATGTAGAAAAATCTACAAAACTAACGAAGTTAACAGTTGATCTTGGCGAGGAAGAACCTCGAACAATTGTATGTAGTCTTCGTGAAGTACGTGAAGACTATCAAAGTGTAGCGGGGAAACAGGCATTATTCTTAGTAAACCTCGCACCAAGAAAAATCATGGGAATTGAATCTCATGGTATGTTAGTTACACTTGGTTATGATGATGGTATTGCGGATACATTATTATTCCCAGAACATCCATTACCAAACGGTACAAGAGCTTCCTAA
- a CDS encoding ABC transporter substrate-binding protein: MKNIAKKLLATVLSVALLAGCTPLTKKESSAPTETPKTVEPVDVNVAALKGPTSMGMVQMMKENDEGKITSNNYKFEILSAVDEVTPKIVKGDVDIAAVPANLASVLYNKMKKNLQVLAINTLGVLYICETGDSIHSVADLKGKTIYASGKGATPEYVLNYILEKNGLQVGTDVTIEWKSEHAECVQALAQDLNAIAMLPQPFVTAAAAKNDKIHAALDLTKEWDAIQQNEKNKSSLITGVVVARKDFVEAHPEAVVDFLKKYEASIKFVNEKNDEAATMIESYDIIAAAVAKKALPFCNITYIAGKEMKEKLSGYLSVLNEQNPKSVGGSLPEDDFYYGAN; this comes from the coding sequence ATGAAAAATATCGCAAAGAAACTATTGGCGACTGTATTATCTGTAGCACTTTTAGCAGGATGCACACCACTAACAAAGAAAGAATCATCCGCACCAACTGAAACACCAAAGACAGTCGAACCAGTTGATGTAAACGTAGCAGCTTTAAAGGGACCAACATCAATGGGCATGGTTCAAATGATGAAGGAAAATGATGAAGGTAAGATTACTTCAAACAATTATAAGTTTGAAATCTTATCTGCAGTAGATGAAGTAACACCAAAGATTGTAAAGGGTGATGTTGATATTGCGGCAGTTCCAGCAAATCTTGCATCTGTACTTTATAACAAGATGAAAAAGAACTTACAGGTATTGGCTATCAATACATTAGGTGTTCTATATATCTGTGAAACAGGTGATTCTATCCACTCCGTAGCAGACCTAAAGGGTAAGACAATTTATGCAAGCGGTAAGGGTGCTACTCCAGAGTATGTACTCAATTACATCTTAGAAAAAAATGGTCTTCAGGTAGGTACAGATGTTACGATTGAATGGAAGAGTGAACATGCAGAATGTGTTCAGGCTTTAGCACAAGATCTAAACGCTATCGCGATGTTACCACAACCATTTGTAACTGCAGCCGCTGCTAAAAATGATAAGATTCACGCAGCATTAGACTTAACAAAGGAATGGGATGCAATCCAACAAAATGAAAAGAACAAGAGTTCGTTGATTACTGGTGTTGTAGTAGCACGTAAGGACTTTGTGGAAGCACACCCAGAAGCAGTTGTGGATTTCTTAAAGAAGTATGAAGCATCTATCAAGTTTGTAAATGAAAAAAACGATGAAGCAGCGACAATGATTGAATCGTATGATATTATTGCGGCAGCTGTTGCAAAGAAAGCATTACCATTCTGCAACATTACATACATTGCTGGTAAGGAGATGAAAGAAAAACTTTCAGGTTATCTCAGTGTATTAAATGAACAGAATCCAAAGTCAGTCGGTGGCAGCTTACCGGAAGATGATTTCTATTATGGAGCTAACTAA
- a CDS encoding ABC transporter permease, giving the protein MELTKSKIKIWTILFWLLVWQAISMILNQEILLVSPFTVILRLTELLKTVDFYQSILRSLVNISLGFVLAMIVGILMAIFAAKYNWFKQLLAPLVFTVKSIPVASFIILVLIWVHSAQLSIVISFLMVFPIFYENVRKGIEMCNHQLLEMADVFELSNFARIRYIYTSSILPYFQSACSLALGLAWKSGIAAEVIGLPKFSIGEHLQQAKVYFDTADLFAWTLVIIILSTVLEKLVMALIRMLIKYIETECL; this is encoded by the coding sequence ATGGAGCTAACTAAATCAAAGATTAAAATTTGGACAATACTGTTTTGGCTACTCGTATGGCAAGCCATCAGTATGATATTAAATCAGGAGATACTACTGGTATCTCCTTTTACCGTTATTCTACGACTAACAGAATTACTAAAAACAGTAGATTTCTACCAATCCATTTTGCGTTCACTCGTGAATATTAGTTTAGGCTTTGTACTAGCGATGATTGTAGGAATTTTGATGGCTATCTTTGCCGCAAAGTACAATTGGTTTAAACAGTTATTAGCTCCACTTGTCTTTACAGTAAAGTCAATTCCTGTCGCATCCTTTATTATTCTTGTGCTTATATGGGTACATTCTGCACAATTGTCGATTGTGATTTCCTTCTTAATGGTCTTTCCAATTTTCTATGAGAATGTACGAAAAGGGATTGAGATGTGTAATCATCAGTTGCTAGAGATGGCAGACGTATTCGAACTATCCAATTTTGCGCGTATTCGTTATATCTATACATCTAGCATTCTGCCATACTTTCAGAGTGCCTGCTCCTTAGCACTAGGTCTTGCATGGAAATCAGGCATTGCGGCAGAAGTTATCGGGTTACCTAAATTTTCCATTGGAGAACATTTACAACAGGCAAAGGTATATTTTGATACAGCTGATTTATTTGCATGGACACTTGTTATTATTATTTTAAGTACAGTACTGGAAAAACTTGTGATGGCTTTAATACGTATGCTTATCAAGTATATAGAAACGGAGTGTTTATGA
- a CDS encoding ATP-binding cassette domain-containing protein, translating into MMDTIQLHDICKTFDQHPVFINWNHNFATGMVHVLKGPSGCGKTTLLRMLMGLEAPDSGTITPLQNYRKAAVFQEDRLCENLSVMQNVLMVVHDVSKKDLLDQLKQDFYQVGLDDMSQKVSTLSGGMKRRVAILRAMYAKADILFFDEPLKGLDDTTKEKVMKFIKERIKDKTVFWVTHDADEYTVFDKYQLHEL; encoded by the coding sequence ATGATGGATACAATTCAATTACACGATATTTGTAAAACATTTGATCAACATCCTGTTTTTATAAATTGGAACCATAACTTTGCAACAGGGATGGTACACGTCCTTAAAGGCCCATCTGGTTGTGGTAAGACAACACTGTTACGAATGTTAATGGGATTAGAAGCACCAGATTCTGGCACAATAACACCACTACAGAACTATCGTAAAGCAGCGGTGTTTCAAGAGGATAGACTCTGTGAGAATTTAAGTGTGATGCAGAATGTTTTGATGGTAGTACATGATGTGTCAAAAAAAGATTTACTTGATCAATTAAAACAAGACTTTTATCAAGTAGGTCTAGACGACATGTCCCAAAAGGTATCCACTTTATCTGGTGGTATGAAGCGCAGAGTCGCTATTCTACGTGCTATGTATGCAAAGGCAGATATCCTATTCTTTGATGAACCACTGAAAGGTTTAGATGATACTACAAAAGAAAAAGTCATGAAGTTTATCAAAGAAAGAATCAAAGATAAGACTGTCTTTTGGGTAACACATGACGCAGATGAATATACAGTTTTTGATAAATATCAGCTACATGAATTATAA